The genomic window tattattgcatattgctagcgggtcaggtCGTTACAGCTATAGGGCAGGATGCtggtccatttaagccaacatttctttcttcatcatcactatttttttttttcactcaagGTGATCTTGCTTTATAACTTTTGAATTCTCATGGCATCTTCTTCTGTTCTATCAACTATAACAACTCCTTATATGGATTCACCAATTTTCTCCTTTGCTCAACTTGATGTTAAGCAGATAGTGATGAATTGCCATGAATGGTCTATTTCGCTAAAGCTATTATTTGATGCTCTTGATCTTATGAGCGACATTGATGGCACTCCAACACCAATagacaaaaagaaaatgaatgaatGGGTTGCTGCTGATCGATGTGCCCATGGAATCATTTCTTCGTCTGTTGATATTGACATTCGCATGCAGTTAGTAACTTTTACTACTGCATGAGAAATGTGGGCGCATCTCCAATATCTATATGAACAATCAAGCTACTCTCAGTCTTATGCCAAATTTCAAGAGTTGTCTCTTTCCCATCAGGGAGAGCATTCTATATATGAGTTATCATGCATTCATGCAAACTCGATGGCGTCAACTTTTGCTACTATGCAGCAGTCCCTGTGTCGAGCTTGATCCATCTATGACTGTGCCACAAAATAGAAGCTAATGCACGACCAGCGACAACTTTTTCAATTTCTTGTGAGGTTACGACCAAAATTTGAAGCCCTGCGAGGTCAAATCCTTGATCGATCACCACTTCCCATGCTTGATACAGCTCTGGCACAGCTCATTGCTGAAGAAACCCGCCTTCGCGTGCTTCATTCATCTAAGCCTTCTCAAGCAACTGTTTTGGCAGCAGGTGCAACACCTTCCTCTCAACCCCTCTACTGCTTCTACACCTTCTATGCTCACTTATTCCAAATCGTCTACTGGTCCTCTTAAGAGGGATAAGCGGAATATTGAGTATCGATATTATCATATTATGGGGCATACAATTTGAGAATGTCGAAAGAAGAAGCAGGCATATCTCTTTCGACACTCTCATTACACATCGCATATCGCTGCTGCCGCCACATCCTTGGAAGCATCCAATGACGTAGCTCACACGGTTACATTGAGCATGCCACAATTAATGCATATGATTCACAATTCTTGACTAGCTACAACCTCCAGTTTCTACTGCAGAT from Ananas comosus cultivar F153 linkage group 23, ASM154086v1, whole genome shotgun sequence includes these protein-coding regions:
- the LOC109727784 gene encoding uncharacterized protein LOC109727784 isoform X2 produces the protein MHDQRQLFQFLVRLRPKFEALRGQILDRSPLPMLDTALAQLIAEETRLRVLHSSKPSQATVLAAVSTADTSTSSISGLGIYALNTRSRRWFLSSCYSLWSVDYLGSSRSFHWATDWTCHRQVSHL
- the LOC109727784 gene encoding uncharacterized protein LOC109727784 isoform X1, with product MHDQRQLFQFLVRLRPKFEALRGQILDRSPLPMLDTALAQLIAEETRLRVLHSSKPSQATVLAAVSTADTSTSSISGLGIYALNTRSRGSSLPVTHYGALTTLVHRDPSTGRLIGHAIDKFRIYEHDFYFF